A single genomic interval of Cucumis sativus cultivar 9930 chromosome 5, Cucumber_9930_V3, whole genome shotgun sequence harbors:
- the LOC101205845 gene encoding uncharacterized protein LOC101205845 isoform X3 yields the protein MIKAFASGSFRWEVFYSAQNVKSSTCKNQCRPPGSESLPEGIISKTSNFEFQPLWGSSLQNKKPKVSKNLLAIAVGIKQRHVVSKIIEKFPQDDFDVILFHYDGVVDEWREFAWYSRALHVSALNQTKWWFAKRFLHPDIVAEYNYIFLWDEDLGVDYFDPKRYISILKEEGLEISQPALDPVKSKVHQPLTARKTGSKVHRRFYNFKGAGRCYANSTGPPCTGWVEMMAPVFSRAGWRCTWYMIQNDLIHAWGLDRQLGYCAQGDRTKKVGVVDAEYIVHLGLPTLGASHDNALNSDAALKKDSSNLDRSEPQVNNRVKVRMQSSLEMQIFKDRWTDAAKNDRCWIDPYPAQTQLEHSGLDKIEDIS from the exons ATGATCAAAGCCTTCGCTTCT GGAAGTTTTAGATGGGAGGTTTTTTATTCTGCCCAAAATGTAAAATCCAGCACATGCAAG AATCAATGCAGGCCTCCTGGGAGCGAGTCTTTACCAGAAGGAATCATTAGTAAAACATCTAACTTTGAATTTCAGCCTCTTTGGGGCTCGTCTTTACAAAAT AAAAAGCCGAAGGTTTCCAAGAACTTATTAGCAATTGCTGTTGGAATCAAACAGAGACATGTAGTGtcaaaaattattgaaaag ttCCCTCAAGATGATTTCGACGTGATTCTTTTTCATTACGATGGTGTTGTGGATGAATGGAGGGAATTTGCATGGTATTCTCGTGCACTACATGTCTCTgcattaaatcaaacaaaatg GTGGTTTGCCAAGCGTTTCTTGCATCCAGATATAGTTGctgaatataattatatatttctctGGGATGAGGATCTTGGCGTTGATTATTTTGACCCAAAACG ATATATATCAATCCTCAAGGAGGAGGGGCTTGAGATATCACAACCAGCTCTCGATCCTGTTAAGTCCAAGGTGCACCAGCCGCTTACTGCACGCAAAACAGGATCGAAAGTTCACAG aAGGTTTTATAACTTCAAAGGCGCTGGACGGTGCTATGCTAATAGCACAGGTCCTCCATGCACAGG ATGGGTTGAAATGATGGCTCCTGTGTTCTCAAGGGCAGGATGGAGATGCACATGGTATATGATTCAG AATGACTTGATCCATGCATGGGGATTAGATAGACAGCTTGGCTACTGTGCACAA GGTGACCGAACAAAAAAAGTTGGTGTCGTTGATGCAGAATACATAGTACATTTAGGACTGCCAACGCTTGGTGCTTCCCATGACAACGCG CTGAATTCCGATGCTGCGTTGAAGAAAGACTCATCAAACTTAGATAGATCG GAACCCCAAGTGAATAATAGAGTCAAA GTGAGGATGCAATCTTCCTTAGAAATGCAGATTTTCAAGGATCGATGGACTGATGCAGCAAAGAATGACAGATGTTGGATCGACCCTTATCC AGCTCAAACACAGCTGGAGCATTCAGGCTTGGATAAGATTGAAGATATCTCATAA
- the LOC101205845 gene encoding uncharacterized protein LOC101205845 isoform X2, which produces MIKAFASNSILSDAKNRLRIYTFFAALLLGAGVYFIANEFITKGSFRWEVFYSAQNVKSSTCKNQCRPPGSESLPEGIISKTSNFEFQPLWGSSLQNKKPKVSKNLLAIAVGIKQRHVVSKIIEKFPQDDFDVILFHYDGVVDEWREFAWYSRALHVSALNQTKWWFAKRFLHPDIVAEYNYIFLWDEDLGVDYFDPKRYISILKEEGLEISQPALDPVKSKVHQPLTARKTGSKVHRRFYNFKGAGRCYANSTGPPCTGWVEMMAPVFSRAGWRCTWYMIQNDLIHAWGLDRQLGYCAQGDRTKKVGVVDAEYIVHLGLPTLGASHDNALNSDAALKKDSSNLDRSEPQVNNRVKVRMQSSLEMQIFKDRWTDAAKNDRCWIDPYPAQTQLEHSGLDKIEDIS; this is translated from the exons ATGATCAAAGCCTTCGCTTCT AATTCCATACTATCAGACGCAAAGAATAGATTGCGCATCTATACTTTCTTTGCTGCCTTATTACTTGGTGCTGGAGTTTATTTCATTGCAAATGAATTTATTACAAAG GGAAGTTTTAGATGGGAGGTTTTTTATTCTGCCCAAAATGTAAAATCCAGCACATGCAAG AATCAATGCAGGCCTCCTGGGAGCGAGTCTTTACCAGAAGGAATCATTAGTAAAACATCTAACTTTGAATTTCAGCCTCTTTGGGGCTCGTCTTTACAAAAT AAAAAGCCGAAGGTTTCCAAGAACTTATTAGCAATTGCTGTTGGAATCAAACAGAGACATGTAGTGtcaaaaattattgaaaag ttCCCTCAAGATGATTTCGACGTGATTCTTTTTCATTACGATGGTGTTGTGGATGAATGGAGGGAATTTGCATGGTATTCTCGTGCACTACATGTCTCTgcattaaatcaaacaaaatg GTGGTTTGCCAAGCGTTTCTTGCATCCAGATATAGTTGctgaatataattatatatttctctGGGATGAGGATCTTGGCGTTGATTATTTTGACCCAAAACG ATATATATCAATCCTCAAGGAGGAGGGGCTTGAGATATCACAACCAGCTCTCGATCCTGTTAAGTCCAAGGTGCACCAGCCGCTTACTGCACGCAAAACAGGATCGAAAGTTCACAG aAGGTTTTATAACTTCAAAGGCGCTGGACGGTGCTATGCTAATAGCACAGGTCCTCCATGCACAGG ATGGGTTGAAATGATGGCTCCTGTGTTCTCAAGGGCAGGATGGAGATGCACATGGTATATGATTCAG AATGACTTGATCCATGCATGGGGATTAGATAGACAGCTTGGCTACTGTGCACAA GGTGACCGAACAAAAAAAGTTGGTGTCGTTGATGCAGAATACATAGTACATTTAGGACTGCCAACGCTTGGTGCTTCCCATGACAACGCG CTGAATTCCGATGCTGCGTTGAAGAAAGACTCATCAAACTTAGATAGATCG GAACCCCAAGTGAATAATAGAGTCAAA GTGAGGATGCAATCTTCCTTAGAAATGCAGATTTTCAAGGATCGATGGACTGATGCAGCAAAGAATGACAGATGTTGGATCGACCCTTATCC AGCTCAAACACAGCTGGAGCATTCAGGCTTGGATAAGATTGAAGATATCTCATAA
- the LOC101205845 gene encoding uncharacterized protein LOC101205845 isoform X1, with amino-acid sequence MTLLLNFDFWWRIGNQNLWKLSKLQFLQYCCCNIGLLFLQNSILSDAKNRLRIYTFFAALLLGAGVYFIANEFITKGSFRWEVFYSAQNVKSSTCKNQCRPPGSESLPEGIISKTSNFEFQPLWGSSLQNKKPKVSKNLLAIAVGIKQRHVVSKIIEKFPQDDFDVILFHYDGVVDEWREFAWYSRALHVSALNQTKWWFAKRFLHPDIVAEYNYIFLWDEDLGVDYFDPKRYISILKEEGLEISQPALDPVKSKVHQPLTARKTGSKVHRRFYNFKGAGRCYANSTGPPCTGWVEMMAPVFSRAGWRCTWYMIQNDLIHAWGLDRQLGYCAQGDRTKKVGVVDAEYIVHLGLPTLGASHDNALNSDAALKKDSSNLDRSEPQVNNRVKVRMQSSLEMQIFKDRWTDAAKNDRCWIDPYPAQTQLEHSGLDKIEDIS; translated from the exons ATGACGTTGTtacttaattttgatttttggtgGAGAATTGGCAATCAGAATCTTTGGAAGCTATCAAAATTGCAGTTTCTCCAATATTGTTGCTGCAATATtggtttgttatttttacaa AATTCCATACTATCAGACGCAAAGAATAGATTGCGCATCTATACTTTCTTTGCTGCCTTATTACTTGGTGCTGGAGTTTATTTCATTGCAAATGAATTTATTACAAAG GGAAGTTTTAGATGGGAGGTTTTTTATTCTGCCCAAAATGTAAAATCCAGCACATGCAAG AATCAATGCAGGCCTCCTGGGAGCGAGTCTTTACCAGAAGGAATCATTAGTAAAACATCTAACTTTGAATTTCAGCCTCTTTGGGGCTCGTCTTTACAAAAT AAAAAGCCGAAGGTTTCCAAGAACTTATTAGCAATTGCTGTTGGAATCAAACAGAGACATGTAGTGtcaaaaattattgaaaag ttCCCTCAAGATGATTTCGACGTGATTCTTTTTCATTACGATGGTGTTGTGGATGAATGGAGGGAATTTGCATGGTATTCTCGTGCACTACATGTCTCTgcattaaatcaaacaaaatg GTGGTTTGCCAAGCGTTTCTTGCATCCAGATATAGTTGctgaatataattatatatttctctGGGATGAGGATCTTGGCGTTGATTATTTTGACCCAAAACG ATATATATCAATCCTCAAGGAGGAGGGGCTTGAGATATCACAACCAGCTCTCGATCCTGTTAAGTCCAAGGTGCACCAGCCGCTTACTGCACGCAAAACAGGATCGAAAGTTCACAG aAGGTTTTATAACTTCAAAGGCGCTGGACGGTGCTATGCTAATAGCACAGGTCCTCCATGCACAGG ATGGGTTGAAATGATGGCTCCTGTGTTCTCAAGGGCAGGATGGAGATGCACATGGTATATGATTCAG AATGACTTGATCCATGCATGGGGATTAGATAGACAGCTTGGCTACTGTGCACAA GGTGACCGAACAAAAAAAGTTGGTGTCGTTGATGCAGAATACATAGTACATTTAGGACTGCCAACGCTTGGTGCTTCCCATGACAACGCG CTGAATTCCGATGCTGCGTTGAAGAAAGACTCATCAAACTTAGATAGATCG GAACCCCAAGTGAATAATAGAGTCAAA GTGAGGATGCAATCTTCCTTAGAAATGCAGATTTTCAAGGATCGATGGACTGATGCAGCAAAGAATGACAGATGTTGGATCGACCCTTATCC AGCTCAAACACAGCTGGAGCATTCAGGCTTGGATAAGATTGAAGATATCTCATAA